The following DNA comes from Athene noctua chromosome 1, bAthNoc1.hap1.1, whole genome shotgun sequence.
TTTCCCTAAATTCCTAAGCACAGTCTTTACAGAGACGGATGAGGAAGAGGTCACACTGCTGTAAGGCTGCACCAGAACCTCAGGTCAAAAACCACCATGTTGATATTGAAGCTACAGGGTCATCCCAAGATTATATTTTCAAAGTGGTTCTGAGGAGTTACACTCTCAAATGCCATTAAGAATAAGCAGTCCTGTTAAACATCTATCTTTCTGTGGTTATTTTGGAAATGGTAGTGTTGCTAAGCAGGAAAGGGAGCTGGCTTCTTCCTGCAGGAAGGACAGGGCCAGTTGGGGGCTAATGGGATGAGAAGGAAGACAATGGGCAGCACAATCACAGCTGAAATCCTGCCCCTAAAAGAAGGGTGCTGCTTCTGGGAAAGAGATATGGTGTCATGAGCCGCCAGGAAGAGGAGGAGCCCAGCAACAGCTGAGAAGAAAGGGTGGGGATGATGACAAAGTGGGATGGTAACTGACACCATAGTAAAGTGACAGAGGTGTCGAAAATGAATGGTGAACAAGTGGAGCACATGAATGAAGTTGGATGCTTCCTGGGCAGAGAAAACATCGGATGATCTATCCTGTTTGAGCAGTATTAGACTAGATGTCAGTCTTTACTGCAAAATGTCTGAAGACAACAGATTGACAACAAATTAATGCTAGTTTTAATCTGTGCACTTAGAAGattgtaaatatatgtataaGTTAAATATGCATATATCTGTTTAACAGATGTTTATGCTTCAGCAGTACAGTCAAGTTATTGAAAGCTTGATCTCCTTGACCTCACTAACTGAAAAATGCTTAAGCTATGATTCTGAGTCTTTGTTCATTATATTAATGTCAAATGCTTCTTCAGTAATCACACAGCTATATGGGAAATGCGGGAGACATATGAGGTTCAATGAATcctgtgaagaaaagaaaatatttttttctggtgcagAGGTGTTCAAAGAATAAAAAGTACCACAGCACAAGCAAAATGATTATGTTTTGAATTTACAACTGGGTTAGTCTTGGCAAATAGAAAATAATACCTTACTGAGAGCAGACCAAGCACTGGGATCAGATTAATCTCTATGGTCTGGCTCTGAGTATATACAGCTGGTTTGTGTTGTCGAAGTTACAAGAGAAACTGGGCCAGCAtgtgtttttttattattattactatttttaaaggtaaaattaaaaaaaccaccccattGTCAAAcattgttgggattctagaggactttctgcgagagaatagACGtatgagcaatcctgcatgagaacacgactgataagagcctcagcctgagcaagaatgtgataaggatgtgaccctgaatgaggggggagaaacttgatgagacaaacaacccccggaaggggttgggatggaagaggaagttacacaaggcaggaagcctggcaaggctgatggggcactttttatccagtcataagaaggtttaaagtgcagGCTAaattaactgtccaatcttgaggatttgtactgcatgttactcacgtgtgcgggagaacattataaaagggctttcttagttgtaataaatgggcattgcttgatcacattggttgtgtgcatgctcagctctcccacaagtggcgtccctgggtggggccctcaagattggcacaaagtcttcactaagGAGGACTTGTCAGAGTGcaatctgagggggagaaagctgGTCGAGAAGTACAGGCACTGCCCCGGTGTCTGGAGGTGAGAATCAGTGTGCTGtaactttaaaagggagagatagaaGGAAAGATCCTCGAAAAGCAGCATCGGGAAGGAATGGGGTCAACACTTGCCAAGGacaaacaggcagtggtgaaactcctccagtatATCCTTGCAATGAGAGGGATAAAATATGCTAAGTCTACTCTGGGAGGTTTATTAAGATGGAGCCATGAAAAGGGACTTATAACGACTGTAGGCCTCACGTTTGatatatctacctgggaatctatagggaaacagctttgggattcgatCAGTGATGGAGAAAAGTCAGCAAAAGAAGTGAGGAACTAtagcacactctggaaacaaatctgAGAGACTTTGCAATAGCTGAGCAGTGAGCgttcagctgctgtttctgcctttgcagcaatCAGAGCGGCATTTACTTCTGACAATCCGCCTCCAATGCCTGCGCCCCTAGTGGCTCCCGTCAcgttagctcaggaaaaaaacctgtttactcTGTCGATCACGCTGCCAGGTCTGCGGCAGGCAGCAGGGGCTAAACCGAAAGCTGCACGGGCGGGAGCTGAGAACATCGGAAGTGCACCTGATGCCAtcaggaaggagaatgaggcAGCATCAGAAGAGTCCACGGGGTCTGACAGTGGGCAGAGCGCAGAGTCCGGCAGTGGACAGAGTGCAGAGTCCAACAGTGGGTGAAACACAGACAAGAACGCAAGCGGCGGTGATGTATCTCCACCTTTGCCTTCTTTGCAAGGCAACACTACGGGAGAGCAAACCCCTCCCTCACAACCGGgcatttcaaacacagaaatcttACTCCAGCAGCTtgtagacaagcttgaaaaattgactgtaacacagaaagaaaagatgggCCACAAATCGTATACCTTTTCATCAggtgcacaacagcagctgtctgCTCCTGAACCCCACCTTGAATATTCAGTTCCAGTACCTGCCACCCATCCCTTCCTGTCATCATCACAGGCAGTGGCTGTGCCTTCATCATCTCACACTGCAACCTCACATCTTTTCTCTTCACAGATGcggagtgcctctgtggccacgcATCAATGGAAGGGGGTTATTAGAGGTGCTATTGTGGAAGGGTGTTTTATTCCTGAGAATGTACAAGCATTTCCTGTTTATATTAATAGTGCTTCTGGTACTAATGCgtgggatcctttagattggaaattgcttgaaaaggctagagcttcagtaatgcaaaatggtcttaaCCATCAATTAACAAAGCAaatcattaattatattttttttgtcagcactgttaattccaaaagatattgatcaaatagcagcagttatattaactccatctcaaaagaTTCTGTTTGACAGTGCTTggactaaattagctaataatgaggAAGCTCAGCCATGACCACAAGGCGATCCACTTCATCTCGTTCAGGcacaaatgttgttaggtacaggactCTTTGCAGCAGTAGATGGCAAGTAAATCTTTCTGATGCAGTGTTACGACTATCACAGTCAATAACTTCTCAAGCCCTGCTGTCTGTACCTAATACAGAAGGAAAGTGGCAAGATAAATTTGTAACAGCAAAACAAGGTCTTAATGAGCCTTTTTCCAAATTTGTAGACTGCCTTTATGACTCCCTGGAACAGCAACCTGTCTTGACcatagaaatgaaagaaaacacgTTTAAATTAATGACCTTTGAGAATGCCAACCCAACTACCAAGCGATTGTTAGCTACCCTCCCCCAAGGAGCGTCTGTAGCTGACATTATTGAATTAACAAACAGAGGAATGCAACAAGGTAATGTTGCAGCTTATGCAGCTGTTGTGTGTGAGGTGGTTGCACCATTTTTCCACGTTAAAAAGGGGTGCGAAATAAGGGGAAAGAAGTGTTATAACTGTGGCAAGGGAGGTCATCTTCAAGCACAATGCAAAAGTCTAAAGGCTCAAAAATGGTGTAGTAATTGTAAAAGATTACTCACCACATCCATGAGTGCAGAACACGTTCGGGAAACATGAAAAAGAGCGCAGATCCCTCTCGCGCTCAGACACAAATAAGGGGTGTATGGCAAGCTCAAAATCAGGGACAGGAGATCGTTTCCTGTCCATTCACACCTCTGCCACAACAGGGAGTGCTGGAGTGGACGTGGAAACAGCAGTAGACGTTACAATACAAGATCAGAAGGTCCACTTAGTGGATAGTAATGTGGAAGGACCGTTAGGATTTGGATTAAGTGCTTTTATAATAGGGAGATCATTGGCGACTCGCCAAGGCATTCAAGTATTATTGGGTATAATTAATGCGGATTATATtggtgttataaaaataatggttCAAACCCTAACCCCACCTGTGTTTATTCCCAAAGGCAGCAGAATTGCTCAGCTTGTGCCATTTAAAGCGTGTGTTCGGAGTGTAGGGGAAGTTAATTGAGGGACTGGTGGATTTGGATCAACCGGACAACTGCAAGTACATCTGTCTCTTGAGATACAcaaaggaaaaccagaatgtgAAATGGTTATTCAGTCTCCTGACGGGGattgcaaaaaattaaaaatgttagtaGATACAGGGGCCGACATTACCATTATATCAGCCCAACAATGGCTTGCCTCATGGCCTACCATTGAGGCAGCCATGGGAGTGTTTGGCATTGGGGTATCCCAAGCCACCAGAATTAGCAAAGATCCTATTGTAATTAAATTTCGTGATGAGGCTCGTTACCATAAAGCCTTATGTGATGCAAGTTCCTATCACATTACTTGGACGAGATGTCTTAAGCCAAGTTAGAACAACATTGGTTACACAACCTTTTCAGTGATGGCCATTGATGAGCAGGCTATCCTCAAacttaaatggaaaacagaaacacctgtgtGGATAGATCAGTGGCCATTGAAACGAGAGAGGCTGCAAATTATCCATCAGTTGGTTGAAGAGCAATTGCAAGCAGTACATATCATCCCATCACAGAGTGCTTGGAATACTCCAATTTTTGTTGTTCCTACACAATTTACGTGGGGTCAACGCAGTAATGGAATCTATGGGATATTTGCAGCCAGGATTACCATCTCCTTCCATGATACCAGAATCTTGGTCAGTGTTAATCATTGAtttaaaagattgttttttcaccaTTCCACTTCATGAGGATGATGGGGAAAAGTTTGCATTCTCTGTCCCATCTATAAATAAGGCTGAGCCAGCAAAACGGTACCATTGGGTAGTGttacctcaaggtatgaaaaattCTCCTACTATGTGTCAGATCTTTGTTGCCTGGGCACTAGAGCCagtcagaaaaatgtttcctCAATTAATTATTTACCGTTGCATGGATGATATCTTAATAGTTGGGGAACACATGCTATCAGAAACTATATTAGGTCATTTGCAAAAGGAACTGTCCAACAGAGGTTTGAAAATAGCTCCTGAAAAGGTACAGTGTACCTCCCCTTGGAAGTAGTCAGGGTGGACAATCACCAATGCCACTATTcgtccacagaaattaaaaattaatacagaggTCCACACATTGAATGATGTCCAAAAACTAATTGGAGATATCCAATGGGTTAGGAAGTTACGTGGTATTAC
Coding sequences within:
- the LOC141957609 gene encoding deoxyuridine 5'-triphosphate nucleotidohydrolase-like produces the protein MASSKSGTGDRFLSIHTSATTGSAGVDVETAVDVTIQDQKVHLVDSNVEGPLGFGLSAFIIGRSLATRQGIQVLLGIINADYIGVIKIMVQTLTPPVFIPKGSRIAQLVPFKACVRSVGEVN